The Pedobacter mucosus genome window below encodes:
- a CDS encoding RagB/SusD family nutrient uptake outer membrane protein, whose amino-acid sequence MKNYKNILAASIFLLSISSCKKQLEIEPKQSISSSVALSSTADVQNALIGAYTVLARGDLYGTNLVFIPDVYASNNYLNWTGSFSTYRDISNKAIISTNADVLRTWVSAYRAINIANTVIGALNVVADANTKSTIEGKALFVRGIMHFELVRLYAQPYDATGANTGLGVPIITKPVQTTGDVVYTVPRNTIAEVYLAVENDLKESITKLTSVDEKYASMAFLARVYLQEGKYALARDLANDIITNSPYTLITNSLEAPFRTKKSSEGIFEIPQNEQSNAGSSNDGLATFYASYENSTGGNVGRGDANVNTTFYNSFEALDKRKTDLIYTGTGAKSGLFTQKWTDYFGNIPVARITEQYLIRAECNFRLGTSIGATAASDINRLRTRAGLGNVVPTLTLILNEREKELDYEGFRLHDYKRTKRSIGAFAYNDPKLVFPIPDREVSSNKALVQNTGY is encoded by the coding sequence ATGAAAAATTATAAAAATATATTGGCCGCCAGCATCTTTCTTTTAAGCATCTCATCATGTAAAAAGCAGTTGGAAATCGAGCCGAAACAATCAATATCATCAAGCGTTGCTTTATCTTCAACAGCTGATGTTCAAAATGCCTTAATTGGCGCTTATACCGTGTTGGCAAGAGGAGATTTATACGGAACAAACCTGGTTTTTATTCCTGATGTATATGCAAGCAACAATTATTTAAACTGGACGGGGTCTTTTAGCACCTATCGGGATATATCAAATAAAGCAATTATATCAACCAATGCTGATGTTTTAAGAACTTGGGTATCTGCATATCGGGCAATCAATATTGCAAATACAGTTATTGGTGCTTTAAATGTGGTAGCAGATGCCAATACAAAAAGCACAATTGAAGGTAAAGCACTATTTGTAAGGGGAATTATGCATTTTGAATTGGTAAGATTATATGCCCAACCTTATGATGCAACGGGCGCAAATACTGGTTTAGGAGTTCCGATTATTACAAAACCAGTTCAAACTACAGGTGATGTAGTTTACACTGTGCCAAGAAATACAATTGCTGAAGTTTACCTTGCTGTAGAAAATGACTTAAAAGAATCAATCACAAAACTTACGTCGGTTGATGAAAAATATGCGTCTATGGCTTTTTTAGCAAGGGTTTATTTACAAGAAGGAAAATATGCTTTAGCAAGAGATCTTGCAAATGACATTATAACAAATAGTCCGTATACGCTTATCACAAATTCGCTTGAAGCGCCTTTCAGAACTAAAAAATCCAGTGAAGGAATTTTTGAAATTCCTCAAAACGAGCAAAGTAATGCCGGATCATCAAACGATGGTTTAGCTACTTTTTATGCAAGTTATGAAAATTCTACAGGTGGAAATGTGGGTCGAGGCGATGCAAACGTAAACACTACTTTTTATAATTCATTTGAAGCTTTAGATAAGCGAAAAACAGATTTGATTTACACTGGAACCGGAGCAAAAAGCGGTTTATTTACGCAAAAATGGACTGATTATTTTGGAAATATTCCTGTGGCTCGCATCACCGAACAATATTTAATACGTGCTGAATGTAATTTTAGGTTAGGTACTTCAATTGGTGCAACAGCGGCAAGCGATATCAATAGATTAAGAACTAGAGCGGGTTTGGGTAATGTAGTTCCAACGTTAACCCTTATTTTGAATGAGCGTGAAAAAGAATTGGATTACGAAGGTTTTAGGTTACATGATTATAAAAGAACCAAGCGTTCAATTGGTGCGTTTGCTTATAATGATCCGAAATTAGTTTTTCCTATACCTGATCGTGAAGTGAGTTCAAACAAAGCCTTAGTTCAGAATACTGGCTACTAA
- a CDS encoding DUF6266 family protein has protein sequence MNGGFTGKVGSIIGYQLNGKWVIKGLPRPSKKNKKGTADQKKCRQRFSLMQGFLSSVLYFVRVGFNLEGKLKMISAHNAAKSYNMLHAFDNDGQIIYSNIRLTQGSLQGAEETTVATNESGLQFIWNNQLSNGLQKTTDQVMLLVYQEETNEAYFILSGARRQDGTDLLKIPYIEKGKTFHTWISFIADDRKSISNSVYAGLIIF, from the coding sequence GTGAACGGTGGTTTCACCGGGAAAGTTGGAAGCATTATTGGCTATCAACTCAATGGTAAATGGGTAATTAAAGGTTTACCTAGGCCTAGCAAAAAGAATAAAAAGGGTACAGCTGATCAAAAAAAATGCAGGCAGAGGTTTAGCCTTATGCAGGGTTTCCTTTCCTCTGTTCTTTATTTTGTTCGGGTAGGTTTCAACCTGGAGGGAAAATTGAAAATGATTTCGGCCCATAATGCAGCTAAATCCTACAATATGCTGCATGCATTTGACAATGATGGTCAAATCATTTACTCAAATATTCGTTTAACCCAAGGAAGTTTACAAGGAGCGGAGGAAACAACAGTTGCTACCAATGAAAGCGGATTGCAATTTATTTGGAATAATCAGCTGAGTAATGGGCTTCAAAAAACTACGGATCAAGTGATGTTACTTGTCTACCAAGAAGAAACGAATGAAGCTTATTTTATCCTAAGCGGCGCAAGAAGACAAGATGGTACAGACCTATTAAAGATCCCATATATTGAGAAAGGCAAAACATTTCATACCTGGATTTCCTTTATTGCAGATGATCGGAAAAGCATTTCCAATAGTGTGTACGCTGGATTGATTATCTTTTGA
- the mutT gene encoding 8-oxo-dGTP diphosphatase MutT has protein sequence MEKLNHIKSKSILVACAIIKDDFGNILVAQRSANMTLPLKWEFPGGKVENGETYEQAIVREIREELSILITICDKLSVSTYRYPTFSITLIPFLCKIKEGEIKLTQHQTFCWLNSNNLLDLDWAEADIPVAQQYLNSLNK, from the coding sequence ATGGAGAAATTAAATCATATAAAAAGTAAAAGCATTCTAGTTGCTTGTGCAATTATAAAAGATGATTTCGGAAATATTTTAGTCGCTCAGCGAAGTGCTAACATGACTCTGCCGTTAAAATGGGAATTTCCGGGAGGTAAAGTAGAAAACGGTGAAACTTACGAACAAGCAATAGTGCGAGAAATAAGAGAAGAATTAAGTATCCTAATTACCATCTGCGATAAATTGTCAGTTTCTACCTATCGTTATCCAACCTTTAGCATTACTTTAATCCCTTTTTTATGCAAGATAAAAGAAGGAGAAATTAAACTCACCCAACATCAGACTTTCTGTTGGCTTAATTCAAATAACTTATTAGATTTGGATTGGGCAGAAGCTGATATTCCTGTTGCTCAACAATATTTAAACTCGCTCAACAAATAA
- a CDS encoding DEAD/DEAH box helicase: MSFELGLYEQLITKLIASKLDQMDEEKFFIQKTVLDKSEAAKYLSLYLSETIQFALQQVKETENDGIHQKIKLSNQIIQLLMNALPKLELSNNLINSEGQLLEAVLSIEDSPFPDLKARVKQIMPYTRLSQSELFTGSNAGISLESEIKKEILSADEICWLVSFIKFSGIRIFKDELETFTNSGRKLKIITTTYMGATDVKAIEFLSSLKNTEIKVSYNTEHERLHAKAYLFLRKSGFDTGYIGSSNLSRSALTNGLEWNLKVTQKEIGHIIDKFKKTFDTYWADKEFELYTFGEDRNKLSSALKQQSNYTNRSMSFFDITPKHYQQEILDELESERVNHNRFRNLIVAATGTGKTVISAFDYKRFQAKNSSAKLLFIAHRKELLTQAQDTFRHVLRDANFGELWVDGIEPASYDHIFASIQTLNNRLPDLKLSAGYYDFIIVDEVHHIAANSYRSALGKFSPSILLGLTATPERNDGIDILKDFDNTIAAEIRLPEALNGKMLTPFQYFGISDSIDLSVVKWRNGRYEASELTKIYTSNDRRVGEIITNCEKYLTAINEVRALCFCVNKEHASFMAEKFCINKLKADYITSDSSPDKRNTIRHRLFTKEINFLFVVDMFNEGVDIPEIDTVLFLRPTESLTIFLQQLGRGLRLAENKDFLTVLDFVGQANVEYDFEHKFRALVGKTHTPIITEIEENFPHLPLGCSIILEKKAKAIILANIKAATGFNRRQLISKLQNFKHQSSAALSLSNFLSFTGYEVATLYDKDSWKRLCVSAGLIPDFIEPLESTVTKCIKKLMQSNSISYFRFVLQFIETDFDSKDLSEEKQLMALMFYYDLFQKDAKKMGFTDLKKSFDALHSNPVMISELKEVIHYLIQQVKFVEKPIDLPFAFPLQIHSRYNRDQILVAIRLHQFKTSSSNREGVALNKKLNAEVLFITLKKSEKEYSPTTLYDDYAINDTLFHWQSQNATASASEKGKSYIGHHVQNKEILIFVREQNKDEFKNTMGYVFLGKANFQKTYGEKPMNIQWLLEEPMPAYIWKDSAKLAQA; the protein is encoded by the coding sequence ATGTCATTCGAACTCGGTCTGTACGAACAATTGATCACTAAATTAATTGCTTCAAAACTAGACCAGATGGATGAAGAGAAATTCTTCATTCAAAAAACCGTGCTTGATAAATCTGAAGCGGCTAAATACCTAAGTCTATATCTTTCGGAAACCATTCAATTTGCTTTACAACAAGTTAAAGAAACTGAAAATGATGGTATTCATCAAAAGATTAAGCTTTCAAATCAGATTATTCAGTTGCTAATGAATGCTTTACCTAAGCTAGAATTAAGTAACAACCTTATCAATTCTGAAGGCCAATTATTAGAAGCCGTTTTATCAATAGAAGATTCACCTTTTCCTGATTTAAAAGCACGGGTTAAGCAAATTATGCCCTATACGCGACTAAGTCAGAGTGAGCTTTTTACAGGCAGTAACGCGGGTATATCTTTAGAAAGCGAAATCAAAAAAGAAATTCTTTCTGCTGATGAAATCTGTTGGTTGGTATCTTTCATTAAGTTTTCAGGTATTAGAATTTTCAAGGATGAGTTGGAAACCTTTACCAATAGTGGCCGCAAATTAAAAATAATTACAACCACTTATATGGGTGCAACGGATGTAAAAGCGATAGAATTTTTATCCAGTTTGAAAAACACAGAAATTAAAGTTTCGTATAATACAGAACATGAACGCTTACATGCTAAAGCTTATTTGTTTTTAAGGAAATCAGGCTTTGATACGGGCTATATTGGTTCTTCAAATCTTTCACGCTCGGCCCTCACGAATGGACTCGAATGGAATTTAAAAGTTACCCAAAAGGAAATCGGTCACATTATAGATAAGTTTAAAAAAACATTTGATACCTATTGGGCAGATAAGGAATTTGAGCTCTATACCTTTGGCGAAGATAGAAATAAATTAAGCAGTGCATTAAAACAGCAAAGCAACTACACTAATCGATCGATGTCTTTCTTTGATATCACACCTAAGCATTATCAGCAAGAAATTCTAGATGAGCTTGAATCGGAAAGGGTAAACCATAATCGATTTAGGAACTTAATTGTAGCAGCTACTGGAACAGGTAAAACCGTTATTTCAGCTTTTGATTATAAGAGGTTTCAAGCTAAAAACTCATCGGCTAAATTATTATTCATCGCTCATAGAAAAGAGTTATTGACCCAGGCGCAAGATACTTTCAGGCATGTGCTTCGAGATGCAAACTTTGGGGAACTTTGGGTTGATGGAATTGAACCGGCAAGTTATGATCATATTTTTGCTTCTATCCAAACGCTGAATAATCGGCTACCAGATTTAAAGTTAAGTGCTGGTTATTATGATTTTATAATTGTGGATGAAGTTCATCATATCGCTGCCAATTCTTATAGGTCTGCTCTTGGCAAATTTTCACCATCCATATTATTAGGCTTAACCGCAACACCAGAAAGGAATGACGGAATTGACATTTTAAAAGATTTCGACAATACCATCGCGGCAGAAATTAGATTGCCAGAGGCGCTTAACGGCAAGATGCTTACTCCATTTCAATATTTTGGCATTTCAGATTCGATAGATTTAAGTGTTGTAAAGTGGCGTAACGGTAGATATGAAGCTAGTGAACTAACCAAAATTTATACCAGTAACGATCGCCGTGTGGGTGAAATTATTACGAATTGCGAAAAATACCTTACCGCTATCAATGAAGTTAGGGCGCTTTGTTTCTGCGTAAATAAGGAGCATGCTAGCTTTATGGCAGAGAAATTTTGCATTAATAAATTGAAGGCTGATTATATCACTTCTGATAGCAGCCCAGACAAAAGAAATACGATCAGGCATCGCCTTTTTACCAAAGAAATAAATTTTCTTTTTGTGGTAGATATGTTTAATGAAGGAGTAGACATTCCAGAAATTGATACCGTTCTTTTTTTAAGGCCAACAGAAAGTTTAACTATTTTTTTACAGCAACTTGGGCGAGGTTTGCGTTTAGCAGAAAATAAAGATTTTTTAACCGTGCTTGATTTTGTTGGACAGGCAAATGTGGAGTACGATTTCGAACATAAGTTTAGGGCTTTGGTTGGGAAAACCCACACCCCAATTATAACTGAAATTGAGGAAAACTTTCCTCATTTACCACTAGGTTGCAGCATCATTCTAGAGAAAAAAGCGAAGGCCATAATTCTAGCAAACATTAAAGCAGCAACGGGCTTTAACCGCAGGCAATTGATTAGTAAGTTGCAAAACTTTAAGCATCAATCCTCAGCAGCACTATCATTAAGCAATTTTCTAAGTTTTACGGGTTATGAGGTAGCAACGCTTTATGATAAGGATAGTTGGAAAAGACTTTGCGTTTCAGCTGGCTTGATTCCAGATTTTATAGAACCTTTAGAAAGCACCGTAACCAAATGCATCAAGAAGCTGATGCAGTCGAATTCTATCTCTTATTTCAGATTTGTTCTACAGTTTATTGAAACAGACTTTGATTCTAAAGATCTTTCAGAGGAAAAGCAACTCATGGCACTTATGTTCTATTATGATTTATTTCAGAAAGACGCTAAAAAAATGGGCTTTACCGATTTGAAGAAAAGTTTTGATGCGCTACATTCAAATCCTGTAATGATAAGTGAATTGAAAGAAGTGATTCATTATTTAATTCAGCAAGTCAAGTTTGTAGAGAAACCTATTGATTTGCCTTTTGCTTTTCCGCTACAAATTCATAGCCGCTATAATAGAGATCAAATTCTAGTGGCTATAAGGCTTCATCAGTTTAAAACAAGTTCTTCAAATCGCGAGGGTGTTGCCTTGAACAAAAAATTAAATGCAGAAGTATTGTTCATCACACTTAAAAAATCGGAAAAAGAATATTCGCCAACTACACTTTATGATGATTATGCAATAAATGATACGCTGTTTCATTGGCAATCTCAAAACGCCACAGCATCTGCCTCTGAAAAAGGTAAATCCTATATCGGCCACCATGTTCAAAATAAAGAGATTTTAATTTTTGTACGGGAGCAAAATAAAGATGAATTCAAAAATACAATGGGTTATGTATTTCTTGGAAAGGCGAATTTTCAAAAAACTTACGGAGAAAAACCTATGAATATCCAGTGGTTATTAGAAGAGCCTATGCCAGCTTATATTTGGAAAGATAGTGCTAAATTAGCCCAAGCCTAG
- a CDS encoding HNH endonuclease — MNSTFQKYLNAFTRLKRGVTQYGLAPHKPVLLLSLIELIEKGIVENNQFEVNADLVATFKENWLLLVPTMHQPDFTQPFYYLQSEKVTGKPFWILQPNVGMQINAHIKSVIRLSETCAFGYFEPELFLLLNDSQNRALASNLLLNTYFETSKANFITAKNNGEGYLHDQEDFILNEPEAVYKRVIINIEEDVFVRNGLFKKLVPKVYGNQCSFTGMQLSSTFGHSFVDACHIVPFSQTHNDKVNNGIALCPNLHRAFDRGLVSITNNYTILVSQHLIEKENHAYGLKGLAGKKILLPNKQRYFPEIAAIEWHREQVYKS, encoded by the coding sequence TTGAATTCAACGTTCCAAAAATACCTTAACGCTTTTACCCGCCTTAAACGTGGGGTAACACAATATGGCTTGGCACCACACAAACCTGTGTTGTTATTAAGCTTAATAGAACTTATCGAAAAAGGAATAGTGGAAAATAATCAATTTGAAGTTAATGCTGATCTTGTTGCCACCTTTAAAGAAAACTGGCTGCTGCTTGTGCCTACTATGCACCAACCTGATTTCACGCAACCATTTTATTATTTACAAAGCGAAAAAGTAACAGGCAAACCCTTTTGGATCTTGCAGCCGAATGTTGGGATGCAAATTAATGCTCATATCAAATCGGTAATACGTTTAAGTGAAACATGTGCATTTGGCTATTTTGAGCCAGAACTCTTTTTACTCTTAAACGATTCACAAAATAGGGCACTTGCCAGTAATCTTTTGCTTAATACTTATTTTGAAACAAGCAAGGCTAATTTCATAACAGCCAAAAACAATGGAGAAGGTTACCTGCACGACCAAGAAGATTTTATTTTAAATGAACCAGAAGCGGTATATAAACGCGTCATCATTAATATCGAAGAAGATGTGTTTGTAAGAAACGGCTTATTTAAAAAGTTGGTACCTAAAGTATATGGCAATCAATGTAGTTTTACAGGTATGCAGCTGAGTAGTACCTTTGGCCACAGCTTTGTTGATGCCTGCCATATTGTTCCCTTCAGCCAAACCCATAATGATAAGGTGAATAATGGTATTGCACTTTGTCCAAACCTGCATCGTGCTTTTGATCGTGGCTTGGTAAGTATCACTAATAATTACACCATTTTAGTTTCTCAACACCTTATTGAGAAGGAAAATCATGCTTATGGTTTGAAGGGATTAGCAGGAAAAAAAATTTTACTACCAAATAAGCAAAGATATTTTCCTGAAATTGCAGCAATTGAATGGCATCGGGAGCAGGTGTATAAAAGTTAA
- the acs gene encoding acetate--CoA ligase, producing MQITSFKQYEEDYKKSVENPEQFWGEVAQNFQWRQPWYKVLSWNFSEPNIKWFEGAKLNITENCLDRHLALSGDKPAIIWEPNNPEEESVTLTYKMLHERVCRFANVLKRNGAKKGDRICIYMPMVPELAIAVLACARIGAVHSVIFGGFSAKSIADRINDSQCKLVITADGSYRGNKQIPLKDVIDDALIGCPTVEKCIVLTHVRTPVSMLKGRDVWWEDEVKHVNDICEAEEMDAEDMLFILYTSGSTGKPKGVVHTCGGYMVYAGYTFSNVFNYQPGEVYFCTADIGWITGHSYIVYGPLSQGATSVLFEGIPTYPSPSRFWDIVEKHKVNTLYTAPTAIRSLMSYGDDPLNGKDLSSIRVLGSVGEPINEEAWHWFDEKIGHGKAPIVDTWWQTETGGIMISPIATVTKTKPSFATLPLPGIQPILVDENGKEIEGNGVMGNLCIKFPWPGMLRTTYGDHERCKQTYFSTYENLYFTGDGCLRDEDGYYRITGRVDDVLNVSGHRIGTAEVENAINMHAGVVESAVVGYPHDVKGQGIYAFVIYPEMHGDVELSKKDILQTVTRVIGAIAKPDKILFVSGLPKTRSGKIMRRILRKIAEGETTNLGDTSTLLDPNVVEEIIAAVKGI from the coding sequence ATGCAAATTACATCTTTTAAGCAATACGAAGAAGATTATAAAAAGAGTGTGGAAAACCCTGAACAATTTTGGGGCGAGGTAGCACAGAATTTTCAATGGCGACAACCTTGGTACAAAGTGCTTTCATGGAACTTTTCGGAGCCAAATATTAAATGGTTTGAAGGCGCAAAATTAAACATTACCGAAAATTGTTTAGATCGCCATCTTGCCTTAAGTGGAGACAAGCCAGCCATTATCTGGGAACCGAATAATCCTGAAGAAGAAAGTGTAACCTTAACCTATAAAATGTTGCATGAACGGGTTTGTCGCTTTGCGAACGTTTTAAAGCGTAATGGTGCAAAAAAAGGCGATCGCATTTGTATCTATATGCCTATGGTTCCTGAATTGGCTATAGCAGTTTTAGCTTGTGCCCGTATTGGTGCCGTTCACTCGGTAATTTTTGGAGGTTTTTCTGCCAAATCGATTGCTGATCGCATCAATGATTCACAATGTAAATTAGTGATTACAGCCGATGGATCTTATCGAGGCAATAAACAAATTCCATTAAAAGATGTAATTGATGATGCGCTGATTGGTTGTCCGACTGTAGAAAAGTGCATCGTTTTAACACATGTTCGTACACCAGTTTCGATGTTAAAAGGCCGGGATGTTTGGTGGGAAGATGAAGTTAAACACGTTAATGATATTTGCGAAGCTGAAGAAATGGATGCTGAAGATATGTTATTTATTTTATATACTTCAGGTTCTACCGGTAAGCCAAAAGGTGTAGTGCATACATGTGGTGGTTATATGGTTTATGCAGGTTATACATTTTCGAATGTATTTAATTATCAACCTGGTGAAGTTTATTTTTGTACCGCAGATATTGGTTGGATTACCGGTCATTCTTACATTGTTTATGGCCCGCTTTCTCAAGGTGCAACTTCTGTTTTATTTGAAGGAATACCAACTTATCCAAGTCCGTCTCGTTTTTGGGATATTGTAGAAAAACACAAAGTAAATACATTATACACTGCGCCAACGGCAATTCGTTCGTTAATGAGTTATGGTGATGATCCGCTAAACGGAAAAGATTTAAGCTCCATTCGGGTTTTAGGATCTGTTGGAGAACCTATAAATGAGGAAGCTTGGCATTGGTTTGATGAAAAAATCGGCCACGGTAAAGCCCCAATTGTTGATACCTGGTGGCAAACAGAAACTGGTGGAATTATGATTTCGCCAATTGCTACAGTTACCAAAACAAAACCAAGTTTCGCTACATTACCATTACCTGGTATTCAGCCTATTTTGGTTGATGAAAACGGAAAGGAAATTGAAGGAAATGGCGTAATGGGAAATCTTTGTATCAAATTTCCATGGCCAGGCATGTTAAGAACCACTTATGGAGATCATGAGCGTTGTAAACAGACCTATTTTTCTACATACGAAAATCTTTATTTTACAGGTGATGGTTGCTTACGCGATGAAGATGGATATTACAGAATTACCGGTAGGGTAGATGATGTATTGAATGTTTCTGGACATAGAATTGGCACAGCTGAAGTAGAAAATGCTATTAATATGCATGCTGGTGTGGTAGAAAGTGCAGTTGTGGGTTATCCTCATGATGTGAAAGGACAAGGAATTTATGCTTTCGTAATATATCCTGAAATGCATGGTGATGTAGAATTATCAAAAAAGGATATTTTACAAACCGTTACCCGGGTAATCGGAGCAATTGCAAAACCTGATAAAATATTATTTGTTTCAGGCCTGCCAAAAACACGTTCAGGAAAAATTATGAGGCGTATTTTACGCAAAATTGCTGAAGGAGAAACGACGAATTTAGGGGATACTTCAACCTTGTTGGATCCAAATGTTGTTGAGGAAATTATAGCAGCGGTGAAAGGTATTTAG
- the rpmB gene encoding 50S ribosomal protein L28, whose product MSRICDLTGKKAMVGNNVSHSNVKTKRKFYPNLQLQKFYIPEENRWITLKVSTSAIKTINKVGISEAINRFVKKGFL is encoded by the coding sequence ATGTCAAGAATTTGTGATTTAACAGGAAAAAAAGCAATGGTAGGTAACAACGTTTCTCACTCAAACGTTAAAACCAAACGCAAATTTTACCCAAACTTACAACTACAGAAATTTTATATTCCTGAGGAAAACCGTTGGATTACGTTGAAAGTTTCAACTTCAGCGATTAAAACCATCAATAAAGTGGGTATTAGCGAGGCGATTAACCGTTTCGTAAAAAAAGGATTTTTGTAA
- the rpmG gene encoding 50S ribosomal protein L33 encodes MAKKGNRVQVILECTEHKESGMPGMSRYISTKNRKNTTERLELKKFNPVLRKVTVHKEIK; translated from the coding sequence ATGGCAAAAAAAGGTAACAGAGTTCAAGTTATTTTAGAATGTACTGAACATAAAGAAAGTGGCATGCCGGGTATGTCTAGATATATTTCTACCAAAAACCGTAAAAACACTACTGAAAGATTAGAATTGAAAAAATTCAATCCAGTATTGAGAAAAGTAACCGTACACAAAGAGATAAAATAA
- a CDS encoding DUF4295 domain-containing protein, with protein sequence MAKKVVATLKTGTGKEYSKVITMIKSAKTGAYSFKELIVHNDHVKDAIASK encoded by the coding sequence ATGGCTAAGAAAGTAGTTGCAACCCTTAAAACAGGTACAGGTAAAGAATATTCGAAAGTAATCACTATGATTAAATCAGCTAAAACTGGTGCATATTCATTCAAAGAACTTATCGTACATAACGACCACGTAAAAGATGCTATTGCATCTAAATAA
- a CDS encoding PIN domain-containing protein has translation MNILFDTNVFIDISLRQPFYSDSFESLNKVNDLDIKGFILASTFTDIYYICKKNIGHEKTVDILFTLINVIRIIGVNYDTIVFALHSNFSDFEDAVQNAAAELNQIDMIITRNTQDFINSKIRILTPTEFLEKHTK, from the coding sequence ATGAATATTTTATTTGATACAAATGTATTTATAGATATTAGCCTTCGGCAACCATTTTATAGTGATTCTTTTGAGTCTTTAAATAAAGTGAACGATTTAGATATTAAAGGTTTTATTTTAGCATCGACATTTACCGACATCTATTATATCTGTAAGAAAAACATTGGTCATGAGAAAACTGTAGATATTCTATTTACGCTTATCAATGTTATACGGATCATTGGTGTTAATTATGATACAATAGTTTTTGCGCTCCATTCAAACTTTTCAGATTTTGAAGATGCTGTTCAGAATGCGGCGGCTGAATTAAATCAGATTGATATGATTATAACAAGAAATACTCAAGATTTTATTAATAGCAAAATTCGCATACTAACACCCACAGAATTCTTAGAAAAACATACAAAATAA
- the ftsY gene encoding signal recognition particle-docking protein FtsY: MGLFDFFKKKETAPEAQEALDKGLEKTAAGFFNKITKAVAGKSSVDDEVLDNLEEVLVTSDVGVSTTLKIIKRIEERVAKDKYLSTSELNFLLRDEIQLLLSENNSNDFRQFEYGDHKPYVIMVVGVNGVGKTTTIGKLAHKLKEANLKVVLGAADTFRAAAVDQLKLWGERVGVRVVAQPMGSDPASVAFDTLQSAVANGEDVVIIDTAGRLHNKIGLMNELGKIKQVMQKVVPNAPHEILLVLDASTGQNAFEQCKQFTEATDVNALAITKLDGTAKGGVVIGISDQFKIPVKYIGVGEKINDLQLFDKKEFVNSLFK, encoded by the coding sequence ATGGGTTTATTCGATTTTTTTAAAAAGAAAGAGACTGCACCTGAAGCTCAAGAAGCTTTGGATAAAGGTTTAGAGAAAACAGCAGCTGGTTTCTTTAATAAAATAACCAAAGCCGTTGCCGGAAAATCATCTGTTGATGATGAAGTTCTCGATAATTTAGAGGAAGTTCTGGTTACTTCGGATGTTGGAGTAAGTACTACACTAAAAATTATTAAACGTATTGAAGAGCGTGTTGCTAAAGATAAATACCTATCAACATCAGAATTAAATTTTCTTCTTCGCGATGAAATTCAATTGCTATTATCCGAAAATAACAGCAATGATTTCCGTCAGTTTGAGTATGGCGACCATAAACCATATGTAATTATGGTTGTTGGCGTTAATGGCGTGGGTAAAACAACAACCATTGGCAAATTGGCTCATAAATTAAAAGAAGCAAATTTAAAAGTTGTACTTGGCGCTGCTGATACTTTCCGAGCCGCTGCTGTAGATCAGCTTAAACTTTGGGGAGAACGTGTTGGTGTTCGTGTTGTAGCCCAACCAATGGGCTCCGATCCTGCTTCTGTTGCATTTGATACCTTACAATCTGCCGTTGCTAATGGTGAAGATGTAGTCATAATTGATACGGCTGGACGTTTGCATAATAAAATAGGTTTAATGAATGAACTTGGTAAAATTAAACAAGTGATGCAAAAGGTAGTTCCAAATGCTCCTCATGAAATTTTATTGGTTCTAGATGCTTCTACTGGTCAGAATGCTTTTGAACAATGCAAGCAATTTACCGAGGCAACTGATGTAAATGCATTGGCCATTACCAAACTTGATGGAACTGCAAAAGGTGGTGTGGTAATTGGCATATCAGATCAGTTTAAAATTCCTGTAAAATATATTGGTGTAGGTGAAAAAATAAATGATTTACAGCTTTTTGATAAGAAGGAGTTTGTGAATAGTTTGTTTAAGTAA